One region of Halomonas huangheensis genomic DNA includes:
- a CDS encoding glutathionylspermidine synthase family protein encodes MIRLISRERPGWRDRAREFGFHFHTMHGEAYWDESAYYQFSLKQIEEDLEEPTAELHQMCLAVVERVVGDDELMHRFRIPQQHWDLVANSWHAGERSLYSRLDLAYSGDGPAKLYENNADTPTSLYETGFWQWLWLEDKVNNGDIPRSADQFTSVQEKLVNRFAELRRYHPGETLHLACCKDTEEDRGTVQYLEDCANEAGIPTRFVYIEDIGHGEGDLFTDLDNRVIRWIFKLYPWEFMLREEYAGLLPRTGTSWLEPPWKALLSNKALLPLLWKMFPGHPNLLPSYFEEDLASSSMTRFVKKPIFAREGANISIHLDGEEVAASGGPYGEEGFIYQAYCPLPKFAGNHTLIGSWLIDDQPAGISLREDSSAITQDLSRYLPHIILG; translated from the coding sequence GTGATTCGTCTCATCAGTCGCGAGCGGCCCGGTTGGCGTGACCGGGCACGCGAGTTCGGTTTTCACTTTCATACCATGCATGGCGAGGCCTACTGGGATGAAAGTGCTTATTACCAATTCTCTCTCAAGCAGATCGAGGAAGACCTAGAGGAACCCACGGCGGAGCTGCACCAGATGTGCCTTGCCGTGGTTGAGCGTGTGGTCGGCGACGATGAGTTGATGCATCGCTTCCGCATCCCGCAACAGCACTGGGATCTGGTGGCTAACTCCTGGCACGCAGGTGAACGTAGCCTCTATTCACGGCTGGATCTCGCGTATTCCGGCGATGGACCCGCGAAACTCTACGAGAACAACGCTGATACTCCGACCAGCCTTTACGAGACCGGCTTCTGGCAGTGGCTATGGCTTGAGGATAAGGTCAACAACGGCGATATCCCGCGCTCGGCGGATCAGTTCACGTCGGTACAGGAGAAGCTGGTCAACCGCTTTGCCGAGCTGCGCCGCTATCATCCCGGTGAGACATTGCATCTCGCCTGCTGCAAGGATACTGAAGAAGATCGCGGCACCGTGCAGTATCTGGAGGATTGTGCCAATGAGGCCGGCATTCCGACACGCTTTGTCTATATCGAGGATATAGGCCACGGCGAGGGTGACCTCTTCACCGACCTTGATAACCGAGTCATTCGCTGGATCTTCAAGCTCTATCCCTGGGAGTTCATGCTCCGCGAGGAATATGCCGGGCTGCTGCCACGAACCGGAACCAGCTGGTTGGAACCGCCCTGGAAAGCGTTGTTGTCCAACAAGGCGCTGTTGCCGTTGCTGTGGAAGATGTTCCCCGGGCATCCCAATCTGCTGCCGTCATATTTCGAGGAAGATCTTGCCTCGAGCAGCATGACGCGCTTCGTCAAGAAGCCGATCTTTGCTCGTGAGGGCGCGAACATCAGCATCCATCTCGATGGCGAGGAAGTGGCAGCGTCCGGCGGCCCCTATGGTGAGGAAGGTTTCATCTATCAGGCATACTGCCCATTGCCGAAGTTTGCCGGCAATCATACCCTGATCGGCTCCTGGCTGATCGACGACCAGCCAGCGGGAATCTCGTTGCGTGAGGATAGCTCCGCAATCACCCAGGACCTTTCACGCTACCTGCCGCATATCATCCTCGGCTGA